TGTGACCTGAGGAAATGAGGAGAGAAACACTCAGGCTCTGGCCTGGGAACAATAGGCTAAACCTTCATGGAGCGCATTAGAGGCAGCTTTCCTGATAAGACCAAAGCGAAGAGTTTCTCTAGGAGTCCGGGGTGTCATCGAACGCTGTGCTAATGTCCAGGTAGACAACACGAGCTTCTTTTCTGTTGTTGATAGTATTTGGTGTGACGCTGTGATACATAAGTGAGGGCATCAGATGTTGAGTGGCCAGCTCTGAAACCAAACTGCTGCTTAGATATCAGTCTCTGATCGTTGAGATGTTGCCACATAGCCGAATCGAATGtagcacatttttgaaaattaagtttttaCTGTAATGCTTACATCCCGAATATATTTGATTGCATAAGCTAGTTGTCAGCTTTTGCAATGCCATTTTCTGGTTTACATTGTTTTGTCTGTATCTCAATTTCACAATTCTTCCTTTTGCCTTGTTGGATCAGATCGCACCACGAATCATATCACGTATGTAACTTTATCAGAGGACGATAATGCATCTAAATAGCGATTTGTGTCCAGCCACAACTGATCACCATTGCGCTATTGGTGTGCACCTGTAATTGACAGCGCATATCTATATACGATAGATTGATACGAACCATTCTGGATGAGAAGCTTGTCTAGATTGCTCCATGTcgccttagggacgcaccattagatttccaggggggcatgggagttttttgaagaagaaaaaaacttcgcccactagtgagacgaaaaaaaaacttcgcccactagtgagacgaaaaaaaaaaatttttgtctcactgatgagtaaaaaaaaaaattccccacacAACTTTGCATAaatatatacattaaaattgaaaaataaatactttgCCGCCGAAAAAAATTTGCTGCCTTCGGAGGCGAAAAAAacaaattctgcctgacccaaactcccatgccccctgagaatctaatagTGCGTCCCTTAGTACCCGGGgtccactttttgacaattcagaccaccccccccccacacacacacacatttcaagatGGATTGGCGCTAATGTTATATTAGACATAAATACCTACCAATATTACGTCACTctaatattttaacatttcagTGACGTAATAAGATTTAAAATTCCTTGCCAAGATGAAACCTGTGTAAATGTGAAAGTGCAGAGAGTACAAGTAAAACAACACTGAGAAAACTGCAAACTATAGAAATAATACCCCCGGGATTAAAGGCGTGGGGTTTACTATACACTAATACAAAACATAAGCAGCTAGAGGTAACGGACAACCTGCCTGGGTAAGATAAACAAAATTCGTACACAATAATTTCACCAAGTCTGGTTTTATTATTCCCCGGTTGCATGGTCATTGTCTCTATGGCTGTATGTGTCATTTGTTTCTGTATATCCGTGAACGGAGAATTTCGCATTATTAAGTCCCAGTGCACTTGTTACTTGTTTATTTTAGATTTGAGTCTGGTCTCAATTTGTCTGCGCTTGATGATTGAACGAGAAGTATTTCCTGGGGTAACACGAGGAGTGGTAAATGTACATTGTGCAATATGTTGCATGGATTCAGTCAAGTTTCAATCGGTAAGGTATTCGACTCCGGTACATTGGTGTTTGCGTGCCCCAGCGCGGCGCATTCTCCATTGTTCTCGTACATTGAGCTAATTATTACCCGTACGAGAACTCGGAAATCGGATCATGGCTGCGATGGCGAATTGTGCACGTGGTATGCGGTATGATGTGCACTTAGCTGTAAATCCCTGATTGTTGCTGCAAAAATGTTATTATGGCGTGTCTTGAGCCACAGTGGTCAGCGAATTcctataaagtgtgctgaggcttgtgcaTTTAAGCCTGTTGCGTATtatactataaatcactgcggtaCTTCTTCTTACATTGCGTAttacactataaatcactgcgctactTCTTCGTACCTTTCCTTACATGAGCATACAGAGGGAAGAAATAATTTGTACCAAACTTTGATGGCAGATTTAAAATATTTACCAGTATTCAAATCATTTCGCGGTACCTCTTGTAATATAGGCGTATGTTGTTAACTATTTCAGTAGGTTTCATATCTGTACCCAGGATTTGTACCTTTCATATTTCTAAGTTTAAGAAAGGTACATTCTTATAGTCTGTccacctagaagtacaaaccaaatctgtggcatcgggggtcgatgccaTGCGTCACACGTGAACGCGACGCGACGCGTTAAGAGCGTgatgcgctcggcaagtacaaatcgcgcagcagtttgcgcgccaaagaagcattgcactgaaataattattcttatacctccagtttccgaggtctgtttactttgtacttctaggtgGACAGACTGTAGAAGGAACGTCAAAATGCCCCCGGGTGAAATTTGTCCTTTGCATCGTCTGGTTGctatatatttttgagaaaatttatgAGAAAATTCATAATTACTGTGCAATGTAAATTAAAGCGCACACGCGCACCCATATGTACGGTTGGTTTTATGTGCGTGGTGCGTTTGTCTGTTTCGTATAAGTTCCAAAGGGAATTAAAtatcttttaaaatatttaaaagaggGGTAGGTTTACGTATTTATCACACCGGACAGGGAGGGTGCTCTTTATTGTATACTGGATCAAAATTCCTTTGGATTAGaaattaatacatgtatatttaacAGAAGTATTGTAGAATGGCATTTCAGGAAATGAAAAAAGTACATTATATTGGTTCTTGTTGACTATGTACAGTTTGAATTTTTTGTATAGGGTATCGGataggggggtgtgtgtgtgggggggggtgttgctTTGTatcttgtttttattttctgTTAATATATAAACATAATGAAAGCAAATCAGTATTTGTTACAGGCGCAGCTATAAACAAGAATGCTATGATTTTGGCCGAGTcacaaaatgtttgcatttttaatTAATCTCACTTATTGACACAAACATattaacattttgaattaataaCTAATTCTTAATGGATTGAATAATTTGTATAAATGACGAAAATGTCAAAAACCTTGGGACTCAATGAGTAATATTACACGGTTGACTAGTGATGAGCATTTGGGTATTACAATTTGATGCCACATAATTCCGCTGATGCCATATAGTAAAATTGATGGCTTAACGCGAATGCCGTTGTTTCAATGTGACATTGTATTGCGAGTATAATACAAGCAAAATTGTTATCAGAATGCAAGGACTTCTGTATTACATAGTTACTTACGACATTATTGTAATATTGATggcttaagggggtataataccctgacttataaaatatctctacatacaaagtgcttttaaaccattttagtaaatcattttagccctatatattttttgtttactgtatcctagtaactcagatgtgtgtttcataacaaaccataatttaaccAGTTcattttttgataggtgtggagcaccaagttcatgaagttttcctaatgtgttagcaacacatatccaaaattttaaccaaatccgttgatagtaagctttccaaaatgaagtgaatttaaaacatcagtgatgtgccaccttttggcttctacctttaaaagcatgtaagctacattgataccgatgccaccaatagaacgagaagatttgcccccttgattttgcataccactttgtccaattcttttttctcttttcttcacaaaatgcaaacaaaatgcaatgggtgtagtacccccttaacggtaATGCCGCCTTGTTGTTTCAATATAACATTGAACTTGTCATACTTTGTGAGTATAATTTGTAATTGTATACAAGCAAAATCAGAATGCAAGGATTACTGTATTGCATAGtcacttgcgacattattgcgtTCTCTATCTACTTGCAACTATTTATCTAAAACCTATCAACGACAAATGTCGGCATTTGATTTATAGACgttaaaaacacaatgttttactGCTTATTACTATTTTTGTAATCATGAAAACTTCATTCAAGCGAGAACAAACACGTATAGTAATGTTTTAGGGGTAGACTATGGAGAGATATTAGGGTACGCGTTTTTTGCCTCGATCTTATTTCAATATAGAATTTCAATCAGTAAAAACTCTATGCGTATTGGTTTGATCTTAAAGTGCCTCTACATCCGTTGCTTCGAGTTCCGCCCAGTGCTATATCTGCGGTAGATCACCACTACACTGAACGTAACTTCCGACGGAGCGCGTAAAATGTTAAATCTTTCCATTTGGCATTTTCAACGAACTCAGAGAGGGCATAAAACGAACAACCTACAAGATTGAATATTGTACGTGTTGTATCCTTGGATATTATATTCTATAGCTTTTTAGCAGACAGTAATTCTGAAAAAGTTCATTATATACAGGCAATGTACATTGACAAACACGTATTTAGTACGGAGTTGGATATATGCTTACAGCTGATACATCTTGTAAATGTATTGTATTGATGTGGCTAAATGCTCAGCATGTTTGTCATATTGGGTTAACATTTAACGCTAAGCCAGTGCTACCAGCGTCATACTGACACATCGACATACAAGTATGACAATATAACATATCGCAAGTTATAAGATACGGGAAGTTTGAGTGCATTGTATGATTGAATTGTACCAGCTGTTTCAATGTTACTTCATTTTTTGTCGGCTGCAAGCTTCCTCAGATTGATAGTCATGTAAACTTTAAAGATAATTTGTAAATTACAGAGCAGACAAATTGATGGTATGTTTTGACGCAACGAATATCAGCTACTGTGAAATTCTCATTTttaactacagcctgtctcaaaaaaaattgtgcaagtgaaaagcgccctctctggcaattagaaaataccgttgtgaaaaTTTGCGTACATCAAAGTTAAGgatgtagtcttagctctcaaatgccgtttgttctgttcaatttgcttgttttaatctcgagatatgtttagttaaagacgaaattgacgcacaattgtgccacttttactagggaagagggctttacatgtaacagtgatagcatcaagtttatcaagagttcctttgtgaaatcaaaacaatgcatcaattacacaatacaacattttttgactatttttactattttatcatgatgcaggaatgatgattcgctttttccacttaaaagagattaaaagataaataaatattttacattctgctgtaaaaatggatttcacattctgctgttctgcatgtgcGTGTCCATGATCATGGTAAACACTGTCACTTATGACATgttaaacaacaaacaaatattgcgcacttatacatgttataggttaatgaagtattacttgttgggagagatattagacaaaataatgcacgcgtgctgatgttgatgcgtctaatgcatgcgcccgaaagagggagtgcattagacgcatcaacatcagctatcattgatttacgtgTACAgttctcttccctagtaaaagtggcacaattgtgattttaccctttcgttgttaaataaacatatctagAAATTGGAAAAAGCAAATTgagcagaacaaacggcatttgagagctaagactgcgcccgtgacgttgatgtaagcattatgtcacaacggtattttttaattgccaaagagggcgcttttcacttgcacaattttttttgagacaggctgtacattgtATTCGTAGCTGCCAGTTGCAAAGCGTCGAGTCTGGTTTGGTCTACTTGGTGAAAACATACTGCTACTATGTCTATCCTTTCTACTAAAACGGTCGCGACACTGAACTTAACAGAGGTTTTGAATTCTACATCTGCTGACCTTGTAGAAGATGATTTATTCTTCTTtaaggttttcattttcggaatgCTTCTTCCTTTGGCTATTTTCATTCTGTTTGGTAACGCATTGGTAATTGGAGCTGTTCGTGAGTACAACCACGGTAGACAACGCGCAGTGTACTCATTTGTGGGTAGTCTCGCTTTTAATGACTGCCTTGTGGGATTTGTTCTCATACCTGTGTATTATACGGCCATATTTATTgttgaattaaaaacaaatttctaCTTTTGTTTAACTGTATCAACATTTGTGCTCGCTTCTTGCTCCACATCTATGCTACATGTGTCAATCATAGCTGTGGATAGATATTTAGCTATATATTTCCCGCTGCAGTATCATGTGATTATGGACTCTCGTAAAATCGCCTTCACTATCCTCGTAACCTGGTGCATTTCGTTCATAATCTCCGTATTTCCGTTCATGGGCTGGAAAAACACAACACGAAAGTTAGACTACTGTTACATCGATCAAGTGGTTCCCGTAAGTTACATGTCATTTCATTTTACATTTTCATTTGTGCTTCCCCTTATTGTCACTTTTGCTATTTACTTACAAATCATAGAAGCAGCTAGGCACCAAATTCGTCGCATCGGTGTTCTTAATTCAATGGCACGAAATGGGAATGCTGCAGCAATAGCCAATGCAGCAAGGACACCTGAATCTATCTTAAAAGGAGCACCATCATCTTCGGACCTAAAAGCTATTACAACAACAGCAACTGTTTTAGGCGCTTTTGTGCTGTGTTACTCTCCAACATACATCGCACTTTTTGTATTGTATTCACTAAATCACGGTCGAGAAGAACCAATACGCGTCCCAGAAGTCACCGCTGTCTTTAATCTGCTAGCTTACGCCAATGCAGCCGTAAACCCGGTTATTTATTGCTTTAGATATAGAGACTTCCGAAGATCACTCAAAGTTGTCATATTAAAGATGCTCCCTCGTTGGATGAATAAGCCACGAAGAAAGCGATCGGCAAACCACGTGGAAGCGATATCTATGGATCAAGTTACAATTAATCCAAGTTCGGTATTTATGAATCATGATTTTGGAGATGGAGCCTGAGAAAGCCGATTATAAGAAAACCGACTTACTGTAAgaatcaaaatcaaacaggatGTAAATTGAAATTTAATCGCACAAGAGGCAAAACGTTTTGAAAGGACTATTATTTTTACATTCGTATCTAAATCAAaactaaatttgtattttgtatacGATGCTATGTGTCTTTAATGGTGTGCAGATTTTTATTTAACGCTTAAAAACTATTATCAACAATAGAGACAGTATAGAACTTTAGATATCTGCACGCAAACATTATATAAGACAGTGGAAAATGACTCTACAATAGACCAAGGACATCATAGTCGATCTTGAAATGGATTCTATTATCTTCGAACCTGAAACATATTATTGTGTTAATTGCGGATTTGTATTGAAATTTGACGATCTATGATTTAGATTTGATCAAATTAAGGTATAAACAAGATCAAATCCAGGTCACAGAAATTGTGATAAAATGAGTTACTACAATGTGTCCAGTCTCACTACATGAGGTATGCTACAGGCCCTATGTGACTAAATGAGTTAGTAAAATGTTACCAGTCTCACTACATGAGGTATGCTACAGGCCCTATGTGACTAAATGAGTTAGTAAAATGTTATCGGTCTCACTACATGAGGTATGCTACAACCATTGTGTGACcaaatgagttatataaatgtTATCGGTCTCACTACATGATGTATGCTACAGGCACTGTGTGACTAAATGAGTTACTAAAATGTTACCGGTCTCCCTACATGTACATGAGGTATGCTACAGGCACTGTGTGACTAAATGAGTAACTAAAATTTTACCAGTCTCACTATATGAGGTATGCTACAGGCACTGTGTGACTAAATGAGTTACTAAAATATTACCAGTCTCACTACATGAGGTATGCTACAGGCACTGTGTGACTAAATGAGTTACTAAAA
Above is a genomic segment from Amphiura filiformis chromosome 17, Afil_fr2py, whole genome shotgun sequence containing:
- the LOC140138481 gene encoding adenosine receptor A2b-like, with the translated sequence MSILSTKTVATLNLTEVLNSTSADLVEDDLFFFKVFIFGMLLPLAIFILFGNALVIGAVREYNHGRQRAVYSFVGSLAFNDCLVGFVLIPVYYTAIFIVELKTNFYFCLTVSTFVLASCSTSMLHVSIIAVDRYLAIYFPLQYHVIMDSRKIAFTILVTWCISFIISVFPFMGWKNTTRKLDYCYIDQVVPVSYMSFHFTFSFVLPLIVTFAIYLQIIEAARHQIRRIGVLNSMARNGNAAAIANAARTPESILKGAPSSSDLKAITTTATVLGAFVLCYSPTYIALFVLYSLNHGREEPIRVPEVTAVFNLLAYANAAVNPVIYCFRYRDFRRSLKVVILKMLPRWMNKPRRKRSANHVEAISMDQVTINPSSVFMNHDFGDGA